One window of Tenacibaculum maritimum NCIMB 2154 genomic DNA carries:
- a CDS encoding cysteine desulfurase family protein: MKKIYLDNAATTPIAEEVITVMVESMQTNNGNPSSIHQFGRKAKSSIENARKNIAKHFNVSASELVFTAGGTEADNLILQNAVINFGVQTIVTSKIEHHAVLRTIAYLEEMYDVKVIYLEVDEFGDLDLFGLSRVLLEEKEKVLVSLMYVNNEIGNLLDVAKVSELCQKYKALFHSDAVQAIGHYHLDLQKIPIDFIAVSAHKFHGPKGVGFAYFRKGVGIKPMLYGGKQEKGARAGTENVHAILGMEKALAMAITSLNENRATILKMKMYFIKELKKISSDIKFNGFSADEERSSYAILNVRFPIKDKMLLFNLDLNGIAASGGSACQSGSHKGSHVLKTFLKEGEEEKASVRFSFSKYTTKEDLDYVLSFFRKRLV; encoded by the coding sequence TGATGGTTGAATCTATGCAAACCAATAATGGGAATCCATCTTCGATACATCAATTCGGTAGAAAAGCAAAATCATCTATAGAAAATGCTCGGAAAAATATAGCAAAGCATTTTAATGTATCTGCAAGTGAACTGGTTTTTACGGCAGGAGGCACAGAGGCTGATAATTTAATTTTACAAAATGCTGTAATAAATTTTGGGGTACAAACAATTGTAACTTCAAAAATAGAACATCATGCTGTTTTAAGAACGATTGCTTATTTGGAGGAAATGTATGATGTTAAGGTTATTTATTTAGAAGTAGATGAGTTTGGCGATTTAGATTTGTTTGGTTTAAGTAGGGTTCTGCTAGAGGAAAAGGAAAAAGTACTAGTAAGTTTGATGTATGTAAATAATGAAATAGGAAACCTCTTAGATGTAGCTAAAGTTTCTGAACTTTGTCAAAAATATAAGGCGTTATTTCATTCAGATGCGGTGCAAGCAATAGGGCATTATCATTTAGACCTCCAAAAAATACCGATAGATTTTATAGCGGTTAGCGCACATAAGTTTCATGGTCCTAAGGGAGTTGGATTTGCTTATTTTAGAAAAGGAGTTGGGATAAAGCCAATGTTATATGGAGGAAAGCAAGAAAAAGGAGCTAGGGCTGGTACAGAGAATGTGCATGCAATTTTAGGAATGGAAAAGGCATTAGCGATGGCTATTACTTCATTAAATGAGAATAGAGCTACTATCTTGAAGATGAAGATGTATTTTATAAAAGAGTTAAAAAAAATATCTTCTGATATAAAATTTAATGGATTTTCTGCGGATGAAGAGCGGAGTAGTTATGCAATCTTGAATGTAAGATTTCCAATAAAAGATAAGATGCTGCTTTTTAATTTAGATTTAAATGGGATTGCCGCTTCTGGAGGAAGTGCTTGCCAGAGTGGTAGTCATAAAGGATCTCATGTATTAAAAACTTTTTTGAAAGAAGGAGAAGAAGAGAAGGCTTCTGTTAGATTTTCTTTTAGCAAATACACAACAAAAGAAGATTTGGATTATGTATTGTCTTTTTTTAGAAAGAGGCTAGTGTAA
- a CDS encoding DUF11 domain-containing protein — MKSSYFLRLHKQLACDLFIALFFLSFTNITNAQINVITDTPVAAAPFETYRGTYNYVVTGGTLRTGPNGSAGQCQVANSDAQTLTGIPVGATITRAYLYWAGSGQVADTNVTFQGESVTSSRNYTASYDFNALPNRFYFFNGIADVTSIVAVGRNTTYTFADLTVDVGGGFSDNWYCSTGGVLSGWALLVVYNDPSATNKVVNIYEGFDINRNSTSSFTLANLEVTPGGEGSVAGIIWEGDETLSGTNSSPEEFRFNGFSLVDPLNPANSTYNGTVTSTGSNVEYGVDVDYFNVSPYISGGDTEATLEVQSSNDLIFSSAFVVAVDNLLPELSITKTSFPTGELIPGSLVKYKIEVENTAVLPVSDIVLDDVLPSGVTYVPGSAQKTYPLVNGVQTTASYSNSDVIPEFDNNCNGGLTEIVINVPDSFIVDDLNVGIALNGFDKGDVNLWIESPAGVRLMLLKSRTTFGADLDNFDALLDSESVNVNGTLYDGNHDTSTVGFENIAQSVASLSTYTGINAKGDWKIIICDNFSGSPTNYLQSSLRFTYTPANDVTNAANPPVNMVLASDNVSLRSAEKMTITFDAIVNSNAYGETLLNRATVNSVDLISAVSDTAQNTVIVNPCVNGASTNGVPTVTDKDGDGINNTCDVDDDNDGVLDVNEDICVGVVDRNLLGGGSGNPQSFVATNGVTSVIENLTDNVVFNDVGEGYRLGGNTANVDREYRITFSSPILGVELDFEEINNNIDGEERLKDFLVNGGGFLSVTHTDKTTDLNVVTSFVNGELRASLGGGGMGTRASLKITSTVPFTELKMTFDLVSFNPELGGGANNPSGILLKNICILEDVDNDGLIGSLDTDSDNDNCPDAFEGGGTIIDGLSLLVGGSNGGVSENLGMNSDSEGKPILGGGGFEQVMTTAIIDNNVSVACTADLNLIKKVDNVLPKVGDNVVYTLTVNNKGPLEAMGVKVTDVLPVAFLSYVSDDSSLTNTSYSNNVWDIGVLSVGQTVSLQITANVNNSGTIVNVAEITQSNQVDVDSVPNSRN, encoded by the coding sequence ATGAAATCTTCTTACTTCTTAAGATTGCACAAGCAATTAGCGTGCGATTTATTTATTGCTTTGTTTTTCTTGTCTTTTACGAATATTACGAACGCACAAATTAATGTAATAACTGATACGCCTGTAGCAGCAGCTCCTTTTGAAACTTATAGAGGTACCTATAATTATGTAGTTACAGGAGGTACTTTAAGGACGGGGCCTAACGGAAGTGCGGGACAATGTCAAGTAGCCAATTCGGATGCTCAAACTTTAACAGGGATCCCTGTTGGAGCTACTATAACAAGAGCTTATTTGTATTGGGCGGGAAGCGGTCAGGTTGCAGATACTAATGTTACTTTTCAAGGAGAATCTGTAACATCATCAAGGAATTATACGGCAAGTTATGACTTTAATGCGTTGCCTAATAGGTTTTATTTTTTCAATGGCATTGCGGATGTTACCTCTATAGTGGCAGTAGGAAGGAATACAACATATACATTTGCAGATCTTACCGTTGATGTTGGAGGTGGTTTTAGTGATAATTGGTATTGCTCAACGGGAGGAGTACTCTCTGGTTGGGCGCTACTTGTGGTGTATAACGATCCTTCGGCAACAAACAAGGTAGTTAACATTTACGAAGGTTTTGATATTAATAGAAATAGTACGAGTTCTTTTACATTGGCAAACTTAGAGGTTACTCCAGGAGGAGAAGGGAGTGTTGCTGGTATTATTTGGGAAGGAGATGAGACTTTAAGCGGAACGAATAGTTCTCCTGAAGAATTTCGATTTAATGGTTTTTCTTTAGTAGATCCTTTAAATCCAGCTAATAGTACATATAATGGAACAGTTACTTCTACAGGTTCTAATGTAGAGTATGGTGTAGATGTTGATTATTTTAATGTAAGTCCTTATATATCAGGAGGAGATACAGAGGCAACTTTAGAGGTGCAATCTTCTAACGATTTAATTTTTTCAAGTGCATTTGTTGTGGCTGTAGATAATCTTTTGCCGGAGTTATCTATAACAAAAACATCGTTTCCTACGGGTGAACTGATTCCTGGAAGTCTTGTAAAGTATAAGATAGAGGTTGAAAATACAGCAGTATTGCCTGTTTCAGATATAGTTTTAGATGATGTTTTGCCTTCAGGAGTTACATATGTACCAGGGTCAGCACAGAAAACTTATCCTTTGGTTAATGGCGTGCAAACAACAGCTAGTTATAGTAATTCTGATGTAATTCCAGAATTTGATAATAACTGTAATGGAGGGTTAACGGAAATTGTGATTAATGTTCCTGATTCTTTTATTGTAGATGATTTAAATGTTGGGATAGCATTGAATGGTTTTGATAAGGGAGATGTGAATTTATGGATAGAATCTCCTGCTGGAGTTCGGCTTATGTTATTAAAATCAAGGACTACTTTTGGTGCGGATTTGGATAATTTTGATGCGCTACTGGATTCTGAATCTGTTAATGTAAATGGAACACTTTATGACGGAAATCATGATACATCTACAGTGGGTTTTGAGAATATTGCACAATCAGTGGCTTCTTTGTCAACTTACACAGGTATAAATGCTAAGGGGGATTGGAAAATAATTATATGTGATAATTTTTCGGGCTCGCCAACAAATTATTTGCAAAGCTCATTACGGTTTACTTATACGCCGGCAAATGATGTGACAAATGCTGCGAATCCTCCAGTAAACATGGTGTTGGCTTCGGATAATGTAAGCTTGAGGTCGGCTGAAAAAATGACTATTACGTTTGATGCTATTGTAAATTCTAATGCTTATGGAGAAACGTTACTAAATAGAGCTACCGTTAATTCTGTAGATCTAATCAGTGCTGTTTCGGATACAGCTCAGAATACTGTTATCGTTAATCCTTGTGTAAATGGAGCAAGTACAAATGGAGTGCCTACAGTAACAGATAAAGATGGAGATGGAATAAATAATACATGTGACGTAGATGATGATAATGATGGTGTGTTGGATGTTAATGAAGATATTTGCGTGGGGGTTGTTGATAGGAATTTGTTGGGAGGAGGAAGTGGTAACCCTCAGTCTTTTGTGGCTACTAACGGTGTTACTTCAGTAATAGAAAATTTGACAGATAATGTGGTTTTTAATGATGTAGGGGAAGGGTATCGATTAGGGGGAAATACGGCAAATGTAGATAGAGAATACAGGATTACTTTTTCAAGTCCTATTTTGGGGGTTGAATTGGATTTTGAAGAGATTAATAATAATATTGATGGGGAAGAAAGGTTGAAGGATTTTCTGGTTAACGGAGGTGGCTTTTTAAGTGTTACTCATACTGATAAAACAACAGACTTAAATGTAGTGACGTCTTTTGTGAATGGAGAATTGAGAGCTTCGTTAGGAGGGGGAGGAATGGGAACAAGAGCTAGCTTGAAAATAACGAGCACAGTGCCTTTTACGGAATTGAAAATGACTTTTGATTTAGTAAGCTTTAACCCAGAGCTAGGTGGAGGAGCTAATAATCCTTCGGGAATCTTATTGAAGAATATTTGCATACTAGAAGATGTAGATAATGATGGTTTGATAGGTAGTTTAGACACGGATAGCGATAATGATAATTGTCCAGATGCATTTGAGGGTGGAGGAACAATCATTGATGGATTGTCATTATTAGTAGGAGGGAGCAATGGAGGTGTTTCTGAAAATTTGGGAATGAATTCGGATTCAGAAGGAAAGCCAATACTTGGAGGTGGTGGTTTTGAGCAAGTAATGACTACTGCAATTATTGATAATAACGTTAGTGTTGCTTGTACAGCAGATTTAAATTTAATTAAAAAGGTAGATAATGTGCTTCCTAAAGTAGGAGATAATGTAGTGTACACATTAACTGTAAATAATAAAGGACCGTTAGAGGCGATGGGGGTAAAGGTAACAGATGTGCTTCCTGTAGCTTTTTTAAGTTATGTTTCTGATGATTCTTCTTTAACAAATACATCATATTCAAATAATGTTTGGGATATAGGTGTTCTTTCAGTAGGGCAAACTGTAAGCTTGCAAATAACCGCAAATGTAAATAATTCCGGGACAATTGTGAATGTGGCAGAGATAACTCAAAGTAATCAGGTAGATGTGGATTCAGTACCCAATAGCAGAAATTAA
- a CDS encoding thrombospondin type 3 repeat-containing protein, whose translation MIKNYSMSILKLNSEIKSTATFLLLLLLAGNFMYGQCTDGELNFTWSGQAGGGNQFVWNAGQRTGSDTFTSCASNVTVTVTVDDDNNGSSEVYYDGSQSGGNSTSGGGAFANQGLTIWLDNNENLFDADAMVVGERATIVFDFSVPVELKSFLTGDIDWNNPGNISSTWRDFVRVSASNGGTNVPVQGIVQAPGTVTMVGQLAASNLGAIGSTGGLDPSDPRGHVIWNSQGNLITSLRVTYEVGVSGTGQQSLLIGSFLFDADADNDGVLNDVDQCEGFDDNMDADGDGIADGCDLDADNDGILNVDEYNNCITPTIELKKYFLDDFGQGTVRTSTPYISNSYFFNSIADVNDGQYCVIDTPNPGAGNHVSWGTYGDHTIGDTNGKMLVINSSSSTFAHYYKRSIENIIPNTIVKLSFWARNICAGCTSQPDITYSILDSSDNVLATANTGGLSTSDWVNYELTVNIGSDTDLQISLTNNNVPSGDGNDLAIDDISFSSIVCDSDSDTIPNYLDVDSDNDGCPDAMEGGNTGLNLTDLNILNQLVGGVDTNSSSASYGVPIIAGGGQVDVSSTNASVQSAECNPCDATSTLYSDRDGDNVGDACDSDDDNDGILDENEGCPSNFTPGEVRLIPPVGAWEVFLYDGRFQVLNALNLVDVPSRGADGTPGGLVVLSAHGFYTGNVGTYTFNDVSIGANQDPTPSVVASGVDMKVLTPFTVSNSGDWSIVYKRTIENNGTITIGAPGSYVDDWIELFINGVLVDSVNSFTASLPVADVISENISAGDVVEVRLTNGLGLGGFNLSIQTLNEVTLAVVCDTDTDNDGVLNHLDTDSDDDGCPDAIEGAGNIIGGLSTLTGGSPTAGSSSQNLGTNVDAEGNPKINAGDTTGFEQNNTAAVIDNTDSTGCTADLSLTKKVNKALPKVGDDIVYILTVKNEGPLNASGVKVTDVLPVGLTYKSSVIDLLGTYTNNVWDIGNLNVGESVNLRITATVTQQGTIINTAEITQSNQVDIDSTPMSGN comes from the coding sequence ATGATAAAAAATTACTCCATGTCTATTTTGAAATTAAATAGTGAAATAAAAAGTACAGCTACCTTTTTATTGCTCCTTTTATTAGCTGGTAATTTTATGTATGGTCAGTGTACTGATGGTGAACTGAATTTTACATGGTCAGGGCAAGCAGGTGGAGGAAACCAGTTTGTTTGGAATGCTGGTCAAAGAACTGGTAGTGATACTTTTACAAGTTGTGCTTCTAATGTTACGGTTACGGTTACTGTAGATGATGATAATAATGGAAGTTCAGAAGTGTATTATGATGGGAGTCAAAGTGGAGGAAATAGTACTTCTGGAGGAGGAGCTTTCGCAAACCAAGGGTTAACTATTTGGTTAGATAATAATGAAAATTTGTTTGATGCTGATGCTATGGTTGTGGGAGAAAGAGCAACGATCGTTTTTGATTTTTCGGTACCTGTTGAGCTTAAGAGTTTTCTAACGGGAGATATTGATTGGAATAATCCAGGGAATATTTCGAGCACTTGGAGAGATTTTGTAAGAGTTTCTGCTTCTAATGGAGGTACTAATGTTCCTGTTCAAGGAATAGTGCAGGCTCCAGGTACAGTAACTATGGTTGGCCAGCTTGCAGCATCAAATTTAGGAGCTATTGGCTCAACAGGAGGACTTGATCCAAGTGATCCTAGAGGGCATGTTATTTGGAACTCGCAAGGAAACCTAATAACATCTTTGAGAGTTACTTATGAGGTTGGGGTGTCAGGTACAGGGCAACAGTCATTATTGATAGGGAGCTTTTTGTTTGATGCTGATGCGGATAATGATGGTGTTTTAAATGATGTTGATCAATGTGAGGGATTCGATGATAATATGGATGCAGATGGAGATGGGATAGCGGATGGATGCGATTTGGATGCGGATAATGATGGTATCTTAAATGTGGATGAATATAATAATTGCATTACACCTACTATTGAATTAAAAAAATATTTTTTAGATGATTTTGGGCAAGGAACTGTAAGGACATCTACACCTTATATTAGTAATTCTTATTTCTTTAATTCAATAGCCGATGTTAATGATGGTCAATATTGTGTTATAGACACACCTAACCCAGGTGCAGGGAATCATGTATCTTGGGGGACTTATGGAGATCATACTATAGGAGATACTAATGGGAAAATGTTAGTTATTAATTCATCTTCAAGCACTTTTGCTCATTATTACAAACGAAGTATAGAGAATATAATACCAAATACTATTGTGAAGCTATCATTTTGGGCTCGTAATATTTGTGCTGGTTGCACCTCACAACCTGATATTACTTATTCGATTTTAGATTCTTCGGATAATGTATTAGCAACTGCTAATACAGGTGGTTTATCAACTTCGGATTGGGTGAATTATGAGCTAACAGTGAATATAGGTAGTGATACGGATTTGCAAATATCTTTAACAAATAACAATGTTCCATCTGGAGATGGTAACGATTTAGCGATAGACGATATCTCATTCTCAAGTATTGTTTGTGATTCAGATAGTGATACTATTCCCAATTATTTAGATGTCGATAGTGATAATGATGGTTGTCCTGATGCAATGGAAGGAGGCAATACAGGGTTGAATTTAACGGATTTAAATATATTGAATCAATTGGTAGGAGGAGTAGATACAAACTCCTCTAGTGCTTCTTATGGAGTGCCAATAATTGCAGGAGGTGGTCAGGTAGATGTAAGTAGTACAAATGCTTCTGTTCAATCAGCGGAATGTAACCCTTGTGATGCAACAAGTACGCTATATTCAGACAGGGATGGTGATAATGTAGGGGATGCATGTGATTCAGATGATGATAATGATGGTATTTTAGATGAAAATGAGGGATGCCCATCGAATTTTACTCCAGGTGAAGTCCGTCTGATACCGCCTGTTGGCGCTTGGGAAGTATTTCTTTATGATGGTCGTTTTCAAGTTTTAAACGCGTTGAATCTTGTTGATGTTCCTTCGAGAGGAGCTGATGGAACACCGGGAGGACTTGTCGTTTTAAGCGCTCATGGATTTTATACAGGAAATGTAGGGACATACACATTTAATGATGTTAGTATTGGAGCGAATCAAGATCCTACGCCTAGTGTAGTAGCTTCTGGGGTAGATATGAAGGTGTTAACTCCTTTTACAGTGTCTAACAGTGGAGACTGGTCTATTGTTTATAAAAGGACTATAGAAAATAACGGAACAATAACAATAGGAGCTCCAGGTTCGTATGTGGATGATTGGATTGAACTATTCATCAATGGAGTTTTAGTTGATTCTGTAAATTCTTTTACAGCGAGCTTGCCTGTAGCAGATGTTATTTCGGAAAATATTTCTGCAGGAGATGTAGTGGAGGTTAGATTGACGAATGGTTTAGGTCTGGGAGGTTTTAATTTATCTATACAAACACTAAATGAAGTAACGTTAGCAGTTGTCTGTGATACAGATACAGATAATGATGGTGTTCTAAATCATTTAGATACAGATAGTGATGATGACGGGTGTCCTGATGCTATAGAGGGTGCAGGAAATATAATAGGGGGCTTATCAACATTAACAGGAGGTAGTCCAACGGCAGGTAGTTCTTCTCAAAATTTAGGAACAAATGTAGATGCAGAAGGGAATCCTAAAATAAATGCAGGAGATACGACGGGGTTTGAGCAAAATAATACAGCTGCTGTAATAGATAATACTGATAGTACAGGATGTACAGCAGATTTAAGTTTGACTAAAAAAGTAAACAAAGCGTTGCCAAAAGTAGGTGATGATATTGTATATATTCTAACAGTTAAGAATGAAGGTCCTTTAAATGCATCAGGAGTAAAAGTTACAGATGTACTGCCAGTTGGTCTTACTTATAAGTCTTCTGTAATAGATCTTTTGGGTACTTATACAAATAATGTTTGGGATATAGGTAATTTAAATGTAGGTGAATCAGTTAACTTACGAATAACAGCTACAGTTACTCAGCAAGGAACGATAATAAATACAGCGGAAATAACTCAGAGTAATCAGGTAGATATAGATTCTACTCCAATGAGTGGAAATTAA